The proteins below come from a single Desulfomicrobium escambiense DSM 10707 genomic window:
- a CDS encoding sensor domain-containing diguanylate cyclase, whose translation MLHSHEFLKKVLDSVSEHIVVTDCSGVIILTNKGWDLFGRENQCRIEGAWAGVNYLEICEKAARMGDEFGSAASEGIRQVIAGNACCQLEYPCHSPEEKRWFMMSANSFQHEGRTYLVIEHRNITQRKLAEERAMELARLDGLTGLFNRRTFDEFLQSEWRRCARLNLPVTAAMMDIDHFKILNDTYGHQYGDKCLARLGAILRKYARRPGDMCARYGGEEFVMVFGNSTAEQTLPLMHALMDEIRVLGIANEKAPTRKHVTLSMGLATMLPSGAMHQQDLLIRVDELLYRAKNSGRDTIIADTP comes from the coding sequence ATGCTGCATTCCCACGAATTTCTGAAAAAAGTTCTGGACTCGGTATCGGAGCACATTGTCGTAACGGACTGCTCGGGAGTGATCATCCTGACCAACAAGGGATGGGACCTTTTCGGCCGCGAAAACCAGTGCCGGATCGAAGGCGCATGGGCCGGGGTCAACTATCTCGAAATCTGCGAAAAGGCGGCCCGGATGGGTGACGAGTTCGGGAGCGCCGCTTCCGAGGGCATCCGTCAGGTGATCGCCGGGAACGCGTGCTGCCAGCTCGAATACCCGTGCCACAGTCCCGAGGAGAAACGCTGGTTCATGATGAGCGCCAACTCGTTTCAGCACGAAGGCCGGACGTATCTCGTCATCGAGCACCGCAACATCACCCAGCGGAAACTGGCCGAGGAGCGGGCCATGGAATTGGCCCGGCTGGATGGCCTGACAGGTCTTTTCAACCGGCGCACCTTCGACGAGTTCCTGCAGAGCGAATGGCGGCGCTGCGCGCGCCTGAATCTGCCCGTCACGGCGGCGATGATGGACATCGACCACTTCAAGATTCTCAACGACACCTACGGCCACCAGTACGGAGACAAATGCCTGGCCCGCCTCGGCGCCATCCTCAGGAAATATGCCCGGCGCCCCGGCGACATGTGCGCGAGATACGGCGGCGAGGAATTCGTCATGGTCTTCGGCAACAGCACTGCTGAGCAGACGCTGCCCCTCATGCACGCGCTCATGGACGAGATCCGGGTGCTCGGTATCGCGAACGAAAAAGCGCCGACGCGGAAACACGTCACCTTGAGCATGGGGCTCGCCACCATGCTCCCTTCAGGGGCCATGCACCAGCAGGATTTGCTGATACGGGTCGATGAATTGTTGTACCGGGCAAAAAACAGTGGCCGGGACACCATAATCGCCGACACGCCATGA